The following proteins are encoded in a genomic region of Streptococcus equi subsp. equi:
- a CDS encoding membrane protein: protein MIMRKFLRYYISFIIFSIAIGILIGLLITSDTVILSKPERGWDFTLEVLKNNSNNFLSYIFLFFLSPALQLIDLVSVVIQITLGMRKSGFLITALGLFPHGLLEIPNFLFYQGLSQYMLWTVLTEKSMTSFLERERRYVRYYLISYYVLLIAGIMEGLLG, encoded by the coding sequence ATGATAATGAGGAAATTTTTAAGATATTATATCAGTTTTATTATTTTCTCAATAGCAATTGGGATTTTAATCGGTTTGCTGATCACCAGTGATACTGTCATATTATCTAAGCCAGAGCGGGGCTGGGATTTTACTCTGGAGGTTTTGAAGAATAATAGCAATAATTTTTTGTCCTATATTTTCCTCTTCTTTTTGTCCCCAGCCTTGCAATTGATTGATTTGGTATCAGTTGTTATACAAATTACTCTAGGAATGAGGAAGTCTGGATTTCTAATAACTGCCTTGGGTTTGTTTCCGCATGGTTTGCTGGAGATCCCTAATTTTCTCTTTTATCAAGGCTTGAGTCAATATATGCTATGGACTGTTTTGACTGAAAAAAGCATGACGTCCTTCTTAGAAAGAGAAAGAAGATATGTAAGGTACTATCTTATATCGTATTATGTTTTGTTAATTGCTGGTATTATGGAAGGGTTACTCGGATGA
- a CDS encoding membrane protein, with protein sequence MATLERHHKMLLLSMALGAASWLALGLISLPNLAGALGISTANANTTVNLLSAYSTVSSVVAIVGAVTGVGSIGAGIAATVLYLIKQKGKAAAALW encoded by the coding sequence ATGGCGACATTAGAGCGACATCATAAAATGTTATTATTGTCAATGGCATTAGGGGCAGCGAGCTGGTTAGCACTCGGATTGATTAGCTTGCCAAATCTTGCAGGTGCTTTAGGAATAAGTACTGCTAATGCCAATACTACAGTTAATTTGTTGAGTGCTTATAGTACAGTTTCTAGCGTTGTTGCAATCGTTGGTGCTGTTACGGGTGTAGGGTCTATTGGAGCTGGAATTGCAGCTACCGTTTTATACCTTATCAAACAAAAAGGAAAGGCTGCTGCTGCTCTCTGGTAG
- the potA_1 gene encoding ABC transporter ATP-binding protein, translating to MKIVNESKSFSNRKILNHISFDFSKGLYKVEGNNGSGKTTFLRLLAGLERFDSGHRLQHKGDILYLDTNAIGVVPLTIEDNLTLLWKTFNASPDEETLSVINQFFGERLLDHYLTASVGTKAKVGLSLLFVKDWDYIFIDEALSTLDGFSLDMVAGRLLALKEKATVFYVSHNLSHQQLLSESQVIYLNGKGEIY from the coding sequence ATGAAAATAGTAAATGAAAGCAAGTCATTTTCAAACAGAAAAATCTTAAATCACATATCCTTTGACTTTAGTAAAGGGCTGTATAAGGTTGAAGGGAATAATGGTAGTGGTAAAACCACTTTTTTGCGCTTGTTAGCAGGCTTAGAACGGTTTGATAGCGGCCATCGCTTACAGCATAAGGGAGATATTCTATATCTTGATACTAATGCTATCGGTGTAGTTCCCTTAACTATTGAAGACAATCTGACATTATTATGGAAAACCTTTAATGCCTCTCCTGATGAGGAGACCTTGTCTGTGATTAATCAGTTCTTTGGAGAACGGTTACTAGATCATTATCTGACGGCTTCTGTAGGAACAAAGGCTAAGGTGGGCTTATCCTTGCTTTTTGTAAAGGATTGGGATTATATTTTCATAGACGAAGCCCTATCAACGCTTGATGGGTTTAGTCTTGATATGGTTGCAGGAAGATTATTAGCATTAAAAGAAAAGGCTACTGTTTTTTACGTTTCTCATAATCTATCACACCAGCAGCTATTGTCAGAATCACAGGTGATTTATCTTAATGGAAAAGGAGAAATCTATTGA
- a CDS encoding membrane protein yields MKHVFKYHKGDILGYLNIVGFTLLFYGSVIGMIMFRDYLTYDGAGSLISTFILVSGTYHSVKSTFPYEGKRHPTFILTPYYLFKHLLLSVTKVYAFQIRVVTIGIICLAIAFPEQLVWIALSVLAVFIYWLSLPLVAIFRVAGRLLNLLMIYGMYLNQELLVIACLCLNVVILVLSVTINVHYPYQWLAVRARKEEKTITLLKLVINTITDHLALMVLFSIFCIAVTYFTQRLLLSFDYSSFSIPVFFLSASTYIALLEVMVGKNIKELELDRGLAVLQFLNRDISVYKAYRNSQFLLSAHILAVIHTGCAIGLLPFLLNGQAALFLSNLVMIPFIYFISFCYFVKSLKIVAGDLSVFRWVILVLYFILVVIAMVGSRL; encoded by the coding sequence ATGAAGCATGTTTTCAAATATCATAAAGGCGACATTTTAGGGTATCTCAATATTGTTGGGTTTACCCTTTTGTTTTATGGCTCAGTGATAGGTATGATAATGTTCAGGGATTATTTGACCTATGATGGAGCTGGTTCTCTAATATCGACCTTTATTCTGGTATCAGGAACCTATCATTCTGTGAAATCAACATTTCCATATGAAGGGAAGCGTCATCCAACTTTTATATTAACACCCTATTATCTATTTAAGCATCTATTGCTTTCAGTTACAAAGGTTTATGCTTTCCAGATCCGAGTGGTTACTATAGGAATCATCTGTTTAGCAATAGCCTTTCCGGAGCAGCTTGTTTGGATAGCCTTGTCTGTGCTAGCAGTATTTATATATTGGCTATCGCTTCCGCTAGTAGCCATTTTTCGAGTAGCTGGACGACTCCTGAATCTTCTCATGATTTATGGTATGTATCTTAATCAGGAGCTGCTGGTCATTGCTTGTCTTTGTTTAAATGTGGTTATTCTTGTGCTTAGTGTTACGATTAATGTACATTATCCCTACCAATGGCTGGCGGTGAGAGCTAGGAAGGAAGAAAAAACAATTACCTTGTTAAAGCTTGTTATCAATACGATAACAGATCATTTAGCTTTAATGGTTCTGTTTAGTATTTTCTGTATAGCTGTGACCTATTTCACGCAAAGGCTGCTGCTAAGTTTTGATTATTCTAGCTTTAGCATACCAGTTTTTTTCTTATCTGCTTCTACCTATATCGCGTTACTAGAGGTTATGGTCGGTAAAAATATTAAGGAGCTTGAGTTAGACCGGGGCTTGGCTGTTTTACAGTTTCTGAATAGGGATATCAGTGTTTACAAAGCTTATCGCAACAGCCAATTCTTGCTTTCTGCTCACATCTTAGCTGTTATTCATACAGGATGTGCCATAGGCTTACTACCATTTTTACTAAATGGTCAAGCTGCTCTTTTTCTGTCTAACCTAGTGATGATCCCCTTCATCTACTTTATATCATTTTGCTATTTCGTGAAATCACTAAAAATAGTTGCTGGTGATTTGTCAGTGTTTAGGTGGGTTATTCTGGTTTTGTATTTTATACTAGTGGTCATTGCAATGGTAGGTAGTCGTTTATGA
- a CDS encoding signal peptide encodes MTRFFQKKQAKSLAIGFVSLFAVLIGYGAFHYSKASRINAYLQARSSGSGQVLENIKEYLVWADTNEQLTNDQARYTSFKRYSKAELVSKRQQLQTATAADDMYVKSVGRKFLIFPDYRIAVKPVALTIKTNVPNVDILLNHKKIAVSQSEDFSTTIERLPAADYKASINGYYKDRKIKVSKAYDGKNHTLDLRVTFKTFTVTSNVRDGELYIDGERVETLKAGQLQLEEYPVTEIAKAYIKKTFPDGELTSSKHSLAPVAEGSQLEINIDHLLTEEQAGQVLVAAFDQLLTYLNQGQDPAGLSTVFEQGANNAFYKGLKDSIKAKFQTDTRKASRLSIPSILLSKLTQIGKQSYLVDFTAVYDFVYDKETDPEKGTSGNVRQDLTGKLTLKKSGDSYLVSQSGPKNITVASEKNQVKPSIFPEGLVGTWIGHRSDMTFTMILAKDGSITTTIGNKNGNGSQTTKSAKITKVEEKGDGLFLYTVAPDADIAALVPGGGLGGVNVKYAFGVKWSGDVATIVVWQTANNAAFDYSKPMLGPDMKKQ; translated from the coding sequence ATGACAAGATTTTTTCAAAAAAAACAGGCCAAAAGCTTAGCCATTGGTTTTGTGAGCTTGTTTGCTGTGCTCATTGGGTATGGAGCTTTTCACTATTCTAAGGCCAGTCGTATCAATGCCTATCTACAAGCAAGGTCATCAGGCTCTGGGCAGGTGCTTGAAAATATCAAGGAATACCTCGTGTGGGCAGATACCAATGAGCAGCTGACCAATGATCAAGCAAGATACACCAGCTTTAAGAGATACAGTAAGGCAGAGCTAGTAAGCAAGCGTCAGCAGCTGCAAACAGCAACTGCAGCTGATGATATGTATGTCAAATCGGTTGGTCGCAAATTTTTGATTTTCCCTGATTATCGCATAGCAGTGAAGCCTGTAGCCTTGACAATCAAGACCAATGTGCCAAATGTTGATATCTTGTTGAACCATAAAAAGATTGCTGTATCACAGTCAGAGGATTTTAGCACAACTATTGAAAGACTGCCGGCTGCTGATTATAAGGCGAGTATTAATGGCTATTATAAGGATCGTAAGATTAAAGTCAGCAAGGCCTATGATGGCAAGAACCATACACTAGATTTGAGGGTTACCTTTAAGACATTTACGGTAACCAGCAATGTCAGAGATGGCGAGCTTTATATTGATGGCGAGCGCGTGGAAACTTTGAAGGCTGGGCAGCTTCAGCTGGAAGAATACCCTGTGACAGAAATCGCAAAGGCCTATATTAAAAAGACCTTTCCTGATGGCGAGCTAACCTCCAGCAAGCATTCCCTTGCTCCTGTTGCTGAGGGCTCCCAGCTAGAGATTAACATTGATCACCTCTTGACTGAGGAACAGGCGGGACAGGTGTTGGTGGCAGCCTTTGATCAATTGCTCACCTATCTCAATCAAGGGCAGGATCCAGCAGGTCTTTCAACTGTTTTTGAGCAAGGGGCTAATAATGCTTTTTACAAAGGCTTGAAGGATTCCATCAAAGCAAAATTTCAAACTGATACCAGAAAGGCTTCTCGGTTAAGCATTCCGTCTATTTTGTTAAGTAAGCTAACTCAAATTGGTAAGCAGTCTTATCTAGTGGACTTTACAGCTGTTTATGATTTTGTTTACGATAAGGAAACTGATCCTGAAAAAGGCACCTCAGGGAATGTTCGTCAAGACTTGACTGGTAAGCTGACCCTGAAAAAATCTGGGGATAGCTACCTTGTTAGTCAGTCTGGTCCTAAAAATATTACAGTTGCCAGCGAAAAAAATCAGGTCAAGCCGTCTATTTTCCCAGAGGGGCTAGTGGGAACCTGGATAGGACATCGTTCGGACATGACCTTTACGATGATATTGGCTAAGGACGGCAGCATCACAACAACCATTGGAAACAAAAATGGGAATGGCTCACAGACCACTAAGTCTGCTAAAATTACCAAGGTAGAGGAAAAAGGAGATGGCTTGTTCCTCTACACTGTAGCTCCAGATGCTGATATAGCAGCTCTTGTTCCAGGAGGTGGATTGGGTGGTGTCAATGTCAAATACGCTTTTGGTGTCAAATGGAGTGGAGATGTCGCTACGATAGTGGTTTGGCAGACAGCAAATAATGCGGCATTTGATTACAGTAAGCCAATGCTTGGCCCTGACATGAAAAAGCAATAA
- a CDS encoding membrane protein — MKKILYLSVLLGTSILATLIKIYNTFFAKLKASSGHSTGNIEIDALLSESRLVLERQHAFTTNGINKLFVMMMSLMLLLALYYLIKKDLKAVYSYLLYLVLTLVHAIYSFFSLSPLAKLYSDDMLGATIQTGEKAKLIFSVVLFLLYLLIVVANNRVKSSVEPASSIGIDV, encoded by the coding sequence ATGAAAAAAATCTTATATTTATCAGTACTTTTAGGAACGTCAATTCTAGCAACATTGATTAAAATTTATAACACTTTTTTTGCAAAGCTAAAGGCTTCATCAGGTCATTCAACTGGGAATATAGAGATTGATGCCCTTTTATCTGAGTCTAGACTAGTGTTGGAAAGGCAGCATGCCTTCACAACAAATGGAATCAACAAGCTATTCGTTATGATGATGAGTCTAATGCTGTTATTAGCCTTATACTATCTGATAAAAAAGGATTTGAAGGCCGTCTATAGTTATTTGCTTTACCTGGTGTTAACCTTGGTTCATGCAATTTATAGCTTCTTTTCGTTAAGTCCCTTGGCAAAGCTTTATTCTGATGATATGCTGGGGGCTACAATCCAGACGGGAGAGAAAGCTAAATTGATTTTTTCAGTGGTTCTTTTTCTTCTTTATCTGCTTATTGTTGTGGCCAATAATAGAGTAAAATCTAGTGTAGAACCCGCTTCATCTATTGGGATAGATGTGTAA
- a CDS encoding membrane protein, giving the protein MKGNPFNRNLSWLIAYVLLLSCYVFILVDGGFLKNSVQELEVLLGQTSLAIKLFLMVISIAFSIISLLVEYFLSKFLVLLFIEAGIVSLNDVLTAKSVTLVIHLSALLLKLSPSPLFQFVVNALGIVIMYGLSIKRQGNRTTALLFCLPFTLDILATLLL; this is encoded by the coding sequence TTGAAAGGTAATCCTTTTAATCGTAATCTTTCTTGGTTAATAGCCTATGTGCTATTACTTTCTTGTTATGTATTCATATTAGTAGATGGTGGTTTTTTAAAAAACAGCGTTCAAGAATTGGAAGTCCTGCTCGGCCAAACATCACTAGCTATAAAGCTGTTTTTGATGGTGATATCAATAGCTTTTAGCATCATATCTTTACTGGTTGAGTATTTTTTAAGCAAATTTTTAGTGCTGCTTTTTATTGAAGCTGGCATCGTTTCTTTAAATGATGTTCTTACTGCTAAATCAGTGACTTTAGTGATCCATTTATCTGCTTTGCTATTGAAGCTATCTCCCTCTCCACTTTTTCAGTTTGTAGTGAATGCTTTAGGGATTGTGATCATGTATGGATTGAGTATCAAGAGACAAGGAAATAGGACAACTGCTCTTTTGTTTTGTTTACCCTTTACACTGGATATTCTAGCAACATTGTTGCTTTAG